The following proteins come from a genomic window of Salvia hispanica cultivar TCC Black 2014 chromosome 4, UniMelb_Shisp_WGS_1.0, whole genome shotgun sequence:
- the LOC125218847 gene encoding TRAF-type zinc finger domain-containing protein 1-like isoform X2, producing the protein MAGVSDDDQVTSVCGHCDRAIPSSNIDLHFAHCSRNLEKCKVCGDMIPRKHAEEHFLSTHAPVCCSLCSETMDRDILDVHKGENCPKRIVTCEYCEFPLPAIDLLEHQEVCGNRTELCYMCHKYIRLREMHSHVSRCTGPVRTVAESSRNTRALERERERAAGAPRRPPREFSPRRLLFTIAITGIAVLLGSLFFQRKPGPTPVN; encoded by the exons ATGGCTGGAGTTTCTGATGATGATCAGGTCACTAGCGTATGCGGTCACTG TGACAGAGCTATTCCATCTTCCAATATTGACTTGCATTTCGCTCACTGCTCCCGGAATCTGGAGAAGTGTAAAGTGTGTGGTGATATGATACCCCGAAAACATGCAGAGGAGCACTTTCTGAGTACCCATGCCCCG GTCTGTTGTTCCCTGTGCAGTGAGACTATGGACCGTGATATTTTAGATGTTCACAAAGGAGAAAATTGCCCGAAAAGAATTGTGACTTGTGAATATTGTGAATTTCCACTGCCTGCAATTGATCTATTGGAGCATCAG GAAGTTTGTGGAAATCGGACAGAGTTATGCTACATGTgccataaatatataagacTTCGAGAGATGCATAGCCATGTAAGCAGATGCACTGGTCCTGTTAGAACCGTAGCTGAGTCATCAag GAACACGAGAGCACTAGAAAGGGAAAGGGAAAGGGCTGCAGGTGCTCCGAGGAGGCCACCGCGTGAGTTTTCACCAAGGCGTCTACTGTTTACTATTGCAATAACAGGAATTGCTGTTCTATTAGGTTCGCTTTTCTTCCAGAGGAAGCCAGGCCCAACTCCAGTGAACTAA
- the LOC125218847 gene encoding TRAF-type zinc finger domain-containing protein 1-like isoform X1, with product MAGVSDDDQVTSVCGHCDRAIPSSNIDLHFAHCSRNLEKCKVCGDMIPRKHAEEHFLSTHAPVCCSLCSETMDRDILDVHKGENCPKRIVTCEYCEFPLPAIDLLEHQVEVCGNRTELCYMCHKYIRLREMHSHVSRCTGPVRTVAESSRNTRALERERERAAGAPRRPPREFSPRRLLFTIAITGIAVLLGSLFFQRKPGPTPVN from the exons ATGGCTGGAGTTTCTGATGATGATCAGGTCACTAGCGTATGCGGTCACTG TGACAGAGCTATTCCATCTTCCAATATTGACTTGCATTTCGCTCACTGCTCCCGGAATCTGGAGAAGTGTAAAGTGTGTGGTGATATGATACCCCGAAAACATGCAGAGGAGCACTTTCTGAGTACCCATGCCCCG GTCTGTTGTTCCCTGTGCAGTGAGACTATGGACCGTGATATTTTAGATGTTCACAAAGGAGAAAATTGCCCGAAAAGAATTGTGACTTGTGAATATTGTGAATTTCCACTGCCTGCAATTGATCTATTGGAGCATCAGGTG GAAGTTTGTGGAAATCGGACAGAGTTATGCTACATGTgccataaatatataagacTTCGAGAGATGCATAGCCATGTAAGCAGATGCACTGGTCCTGTTAGAACCGTAGCTGAGTCATCAag GAACACGAGAGCACTAGAAAGGGAAAGGGAAAGGGCTGCAGGTGCTCCGAGGAGGCCACCGCGTGAGTTTTCACCAAGGCGTCTACTGTTTACTATTGCAATAACAGGAATTGCTGTTCTATTAGGTTCGCTTTTCTTCCAGAGGAAGCCAGGCCCAACTCCAGTGAACTAA